TATTATTGCTTTTATGCCTGCATAGCTCCAACGGTAGAGCATTTCCATGGTAAGGAAGAGGTTACTGGTTCAAATCCAGTTGTAGGCACCAGTAAACACACTCTAGATTATTGCTTTAAATACAGCTTCATAATCTGGCTCATTTGTAATGTCTTCACATATTTCTTTATGAATTACTATTCCTTCATTATTTGTAACAAAAATAGCTCTGCATGTTACCCCTTCTAATGGTCCATCTGCAATTAATACTCCATATTCTTTTGCAAAGTCTTTATTTCTAAAGTCACTTCCAACTTTTAAGTTCTCAATACCTTCAGTTGTACAAAATCTTCCTGCTGCAAAGGGTAAGTCCATTGAAATTACAATAGCTTCAATATTTGTATCTACTGCTTTTTCATTAAACTTTCTTGTTTCTTCTGCACAAACAGGTGTATCTAATGAGGGAACAGCAATTATTATTTGAGCTTTCCCACCTATTTTAATATCAGATAAGTCTTGATTAACTACTTTTACTATAGGGGCTTTATCT
The DNA window shown above is from Halarcobacter mediterraneus and carries:
- the tpx gene encoding thiol peroxidase, which produces MATTKLKGNIVNLKGNEINIGDKAPIVKVVNQDLSDIKIGGKAQIIIAVPSLDTPVCAEETRKFNEKAVDTNIEAIVISMDLPFAAGRFCTTEGIENLKVGSDFRNKDFAKEYGVLIADGPLEGVTCRAIFVTNNEGIVIHKEICEDITNEPDYEAVFKAII